One segment of Sulfobacillus thermosulfidooxidans DSM 9293 DNA contains the following:
- the merA gene encoding mercury(II) reductase — MSGSKKKLFSMDIEGMTCTSCEHHVQDALQSVGATDVHADYKKGLATFIAPLDFPVDKAQEAVAQAGYQPKDVKIQDPNDSSEMVPYHMDIQGMTCTDCEVHITKALTKAGASDVSANFRRGEATFWAPETLSLDTLRQAVSEAGYKPKEVRPLSRTVNAEVTDIKHKTRGDQDYDLIVIGSGSAAFGAAIEARGAGFSVAMIERGTLGGTCVNIGCVPSKTLLRASDLHHWAQQNPFQGLHTTANPADLKTLVEQKDELVQELRQKKYADLLPEYEIDLIEGEATFLDEHRLAVGDRVLTAGRYIIATGARPRIPDIAGLDSVPYLTSTSALNLTTRPKHLLVIGSGYIALELGELFRHFGSEVTLMQRSPALMPAYDAEVRDIIQDVMVSEGITVLTGVQYDHVEKQGESIAVHLHVNGKAHTVIGDALLVAAGRVPNTEALNLPAAGVEQGAHGEPKTDETLRTTNPAIFAAGDVTMGPQFVYVAAYEGKIAAQNALGLKPAVQTLKLDAVPAVTFTQPSIASVGMTEDQAKKKGIAVKSAVLPLEAVTRALANRDTRGVFKLVAEEASGRIVGAQVVSENAGDVIYAATLAVKFGLTIDDLTDSLAPYLTMAEGLKLTALTFDKDVSKLSCCAG; from the coding sequence ATGTCAGGTTCCAAGAAAAAGTTATTTAGCATGGATATTGAAGGAATGACCTGTACGAGTTGTGAACACCACGTACAAGACGCTTTACAATCGGTAGGAGCCACGGATGTGCATGCTGATTACAAAAAAGGTTTGGCAACCTTTATCGCCCCCTTGGATTTCCCTGTTGACAAAGCCCAAGAAGCCGTAGCGCAGGCTGGATATCAACCCAAGGATGTCAAAATTCAAGATCCTAACGATTCCTCGGAAATGGTTCCCTACCACATGGATATTCAAGGCATGACTTGCACGGATTGCGAAGTGCACATTACCAAGGCCCTAACAAAAGCCGGAGCTTCTGATGTGTCAGCCAATTTCCGCCGCGGAGAAGCCACATTCTGGGCTCCCGAAACCTTATCGCTCGACACTTTGCGCCAAGCGGTTTCAGAGGCCGGATACAAGCCTAAGGAAGTACGCCCGTTATCCCGGACCGTTAATGCGGAAGTCACAGATATTAAACACAAAACGCGCGGTGACCAAGATTATGATCTGATTGTGATTGGTTCTGGTAGTGCCGCCTTCGGCGCCGCCATTGAAGCTCGCGGAGCCGGTTTTTCTGTGGCCATGATTGAGCGTGGAACCTTAGGCGGAACTTGTGTCAATATTGGTTGTGTCCCATCAAAAACCCTTCTTCGCGCCAGCGATTTGCATCACTGGGCGCAACAGAATCCCTTTCAGGGTCTTCACACGACGGCCAATCCCGCGGATCTGAAGACCTTAGTTGAACAGAAAGATGAACTGGTGCAGGAACTCCGTCAGAAAAAATATGCTGACTTGCTGCCTGAATACGAAATCGACCTGATCGAGGGCGAAGCGACATTTCTCGATGAACACCGTTTAGCCGTTGGGGATAGAGTTCTCACCGCAGGACGATACATTATTGCCACGGGTGCCAGACCCCGAATTCCTGATATTGCCGGGCTCGATAGCGTGCCCTATTTGACCAGTACCTCCGCTCTCAATTTGACGACACGCCCCAAACATCTCCTCGTTATCGGATCGGGTTATATTGCCTTGGAACTGGGCGAATTGTTCCGTCACTTTGGCTCCGAGGTAACATTGATGCAGCGCAGCCCGGCTTTGATGCCCGCTTATGATGCTGAAGTCCGGGACATCATTCAAGACGTCATGGTATCCGAAGGTATTACCGTTCTCACCGGCGTCCAATATGACCATGTTGAAAAACAAGGAGAAAGCATTGCTGTGCATCTGCACGTGAATGGGAAGGCTCACACCGTTATCGGAGACGCCTTGTTAGTCGCAGCTGGCCGAGTCCCTAATACCGAGGCGTTAAACTTACCCGCTGCCGGAGTGGAACAAGGTGCACATGGCGAACCCAAGACCGACGAGACGCTCCGGACCACAAATCCCGCGATATTTGCCGCTGGAGACGTCACGATGGGTCCCCAATTTGTTTATGTGGCGGCCTATGAAGGAAAAATCGCTGCGCAAAATGCTCTCGGTTTAAAACCCGCTGTCCAGACTTTGAAACTGGATGCAGTGCCCGCGGTCACCTTTACCCAACCGTCCATTGCTTCCGTCGGAATGACAGAAGACCAGGCTAAAAAGAAAGGGATCGCGGTAAAGTCAGCCGTCCTGCCATTAGAAGCCGTGACTCGCGCTTTAGCCAACCGTGATACGCGCGGGGTGTTCAAACTCGTTGCCGAGGAAGCTTCAGGCCGTATCGTGGGGGCCCAAGTCGTCTCGGAAAATGCAGGAGATGTTATATACGCTGCCACTTTAGCCGTTAAGTTTGGATTGACCATTGACGACCTCACCGACTCACTGGCTCCCTACTTAACGATGGCCGAAGGTCTCAAGCTCACCGCACTGACTTTTGACAAAGACGTGAGTAAACTATCCTGCTGCGCCGGCTAA
- a CDS encoding SPFH domain-containing protein: MLQFLVEAIIVIGLIILALRSTLRIVPQGSVGVIERLGRFHHEAPPGLVIKLPLIDNLKFVSTKSVTVALSPEPVITADNVSPVIDAYFLYQVVDAKSYLYEIQNPELAIKNIVSSTLRSEVGQRKLAEVMTHREQINAALRNELDELTGPWGIRIVQASIRQVDLTDEMQKAMEAQKKADANKLAAIEQAQGQKEASILQAEGARQAAIAQAEGEQRAMILRADAAKQARILEAEAEAIAIRKLAEAQAEATQVVNRAVLGLAEDDAHEWHPEKIQAILRLKSLETLSAVGQSQSTKLVLPGEITGLAGLIDALKTPSSGTSD, translated from the coding sequence ATGTTACAATTTCTTGTCGAAGCCATTATTGTCATCGGCTTAATTATCTTAGCTCTGCGCTCCACGTTACGGATTGTACCCCAAGGTTCTGTCGGTGTTATTGAACGCTTGGGCCGCTTTCATCATGAAGCCCCGCCAGGCCTCGTGATTAAATTGCCCCTAATAGACAATTTAAAATTTGTCAGCACCAAGTCGGTGACCGTGGCATTATCTCCGGAACCCGTGATTACCGCCGACAATGTCAGTCCGGTGATTGATGCCTATTTTTTATACCAAGTTGTGGATGCGAAAAGCTACTTGTATGAAATTCAAAATCCTGAGTTAGCTATTAAAAACATTGTTTCATCGACGTTACGGTCGGAGGTCGGGCAACGCAAATTGGCTGAAGTGATGACGCACCGGGAACAAATCAATGCGGCTTTGCGCAATGAACTCGACGAATTAACGGGTCCATGGGGAATTCGAATAGTGCAAGCCTCTATTCGCCAAGTTGACTTGACCGACGAAATGCAAAAGGCGATGGAAGCCCAGAAAAAGGCCGATGCCAACAAATTAGCGGCCATTGAACAAGCGCAAGGACAAAAAGAGGCCAGCATTTTGCAAGCGGAAGGCGCACGCCAAGCGGCCATCGCGCAGGCGGAAGGTGAACAACGAGCGATGATCTTGCGGGCAGATGCTGCCAAACAGGCTCGTATTTTAGAGGCTGAGGCCGAAGCCATCGCGATTCGCAAATTGGCAGAAGCCCAAGCCGAAGCGACGCAAGTAGTGAACCGGGCGGTGTTGGGACTAGCTGAAGATGACGCGCATGAATGGCATCCCGAAAAAATCCAAGCGATTTTGCGACTAAAGTCGTTAGAAACCTTGAGTGCAGTGGGGCAGTCTCAATCGACGAAGTTGGTACTGCCCGGCGAGATTACTGGCTTGGCTGGTTTAATTGATGCCTTAAAAACCCCAAGCTCGGGCACTTCCGATTAA
- a CDS encoding LysR family transcriptional regulator: MEITLRQLACLVAVADHGSISAAAVALDVTQPTVTHQLKLLEDLLGYRLVDRSARGITVRPEGQIVVDRARVILQQTASLADDLVDIRTVHGEVRLGIIQTASAAHFPFVYRSLMTRYPDVHLIVTEGRSMDLVEKVRHGDLDLAVVTLPLMYTDLQVAPLWREELVLIDNPSSSVQEEAITIKQLDGLPFIGLDVGTGLQRHVLALFHENGIQPRLIFQATSIATVIGFVAAGLGISIVPNQAARVYADVGQIVVRHLNPAAFRQLVLIYRPLETMSSAVRVIAQTFITQARRFPRG; this comes from the coding sequence ATGGAAATTACCCTGCGACAACTAGCCTGTTTAGTGGCGGTAGCTGATCACGGTTCGATTTCCGCTGCGGCCGTGGCATTGGATGTAACCCAACCGACCGTCACCCATCAGTTAAAGCTTTTAGAAGATTTATTGGGTTACCGTCTTGTTGACCGGAGTGCCCGCGGCATTACTGTCCGGCCAGAAGGGCAAATCGTGGTGGACCGAGCCCGTGTTATCCTGCAGCAAACGGCGTCATTAGCGGATGATTTAGTCGACATTCGTACCGTGCATGGCGAAGTGCGTTTAGGGATCATTCAAACGGCATCCGCCGCACACTTCCCGTTTGTGTATCGCAGCTTGATGACGCGGTATCCTGATGTACACTTGATAGTTACAGAAGGACGGTCTATGGATTTAGTGGAAAAAGTGCGTCACGGGGATTTAGATCTGGCGGTGGTCACATTGCCTCTGATGTACACCGACTTGCAAGTCGCGCCATTATGGCGAGAAGAACTGGTGTTAATCGATAATCCCTCATCCTCAGTTCAGGAAGAAGCCATAACCATTAAGCAGCTTGATGGCTTACCCTTTATTGGACTCGATGTAGGGACAGGACTTCAACGTCATGTGTTGGCGTTGTTTCACGAAAACGGCATTCAACCTCGCCTAATTTTTCAAGCGACGAGTATAGCCACAGTTATCGGGTTTGTTGCGGCTGGATTAGGGATTTCTATTGTCCCCAATCAAGCCGCTAGGGTCTATGCAGACGTTGGACAAATTGTGGTGCGCCATTTAAATCCGGCCGCCTTTAGACAGTTAGTCCTTATTTATCGTCCTCTCGAAACCATGTCGAGCGCTGTGCGTGTTATCGCCCAGACTTTTATTACCCAAGCCCGAAGATTTCCCCGGGGATAG
- a CDS encoding S9 family peptidase → MSEWEFGPPDIEDFFRYANITAFSVSDDEQSIAVATNLGGTFDLWGLTIGIHYPHQLSHMGQMIHDVHYDPAGRYILFSADHDGDENTQMYLLPPQGGTAKILREAPSHKQLILHVSEDGNRLYYASDRENPSFFNNYRLNLETGEEELLVKGEGGATYIAQVSPNERVFVVLKLFANTFIAGFIVQDGIWHSIVPNPQTPHVVYGAEFIDDGHLYVTTNYEREFSYLAKYDLATQQFSPVAQIEGQDLADLKWDKERQRLYVLAHAGVEDRFYVMDLTVNNPSLQPIDLPVSLVTSWTVARSGTVYVLGQSEIMPNNLFRYTPGSPWTPITDNRSMGIDPNTAVHAEVVHYPSFDGTIIEALWFSPPAERRNGYTIIWPHGGPQYAERRQFRSIVQYFVHEGYQFFAPNFRGSTGYGKTFTTLVEGDWGEGPRKDMVSGIEWLFRMNMAQKDKLFLMGGSYGGYMSLLLHGRHPEYFKAVVDIFGPSNLFTFHDSVPESWKPVMDIFLGNPVTQAEKFREDSPITYLDAMTRPMLVIQGANDPRVVKQESDQLVEALRARGRDIEYMVLEDEGHGFSKKANEIAVYRKIAEFFRQHQ, encoded by the coding sequence GTGAGTGAATGGGAATTTGGACCACCGGATATTGAAGATTTTTTTCGTTATGCGAATATTACCGCGTTTAGCGTGAGTGACGATGAACAGTCTATTGCAGTCGCGACGAATCTTGGGGGAACCTTCGATCTGTGGGGACTCACGATCGGCATTCATTACCCTCATCAATTAAGCCACATGGGCCAGATGATACATGATGTCCATTATGATCCAGCTGGCCGATATATCTTGTTTAGCGCGGATCATGATGGCGATGAAAATACGCAAATGTATTTATTACCGCCCCAAGGCGGAACGGCCAAAATTCTTCGGGAAGCACCTTCCCACAAGCAACTGATTTTGCATGTATCCGAGGACGGTAACCGTCTATATTATGCATCTGACCGGGAGAATCCTTCTTTTTTCAATAATTACCGTCTTAACTTAGAAACCGGCGAGGAAGAATTGCTCGTGAAAGGCGAGGGAGGGGCGACGTATATTGCCCAAGTTTCTCCTAACGAGCGCGTCTTTGTGGTGTTGAAATTATTTGCGAATACCTTTATCGCAGGATTTATCGTACAAGATGGCATATGGCATTCGATTGTGCCTAATCCCCAAACGCCCCATGTCGTATACGGTGCGGAATTTATTGACGATGGGCATTTATATGTCACAACCAACTATGAGAGAGAATTTAGCTATTTGGCCAAGTATGATTTGGCAACACAGCAATTTTCGCCGGTGGCACAGATCGAGGGGCAAGATTTAGCAGACTTGAAATGGGATAAAGAGCGTCAACGCCTTTATGTTTTGGCCCATGCTGGGGTGGAAGACCGATTTTATGTGATGGACCTTACGGTTAATAACCCGTCTTTACAACCGATTGACTTGCCGGTAAGCCTTGTCACGAGTTGGACAGTGGCGCGTTCAGGAACGGTATATGTCCTGGGACAATCGGAAATCATGCCCAATAATTTGTTTCGCTATACTCCTGGCAGCCCGTGGACACCGATAACTGACAACAGGTCGATGGGCATTGATCCAAACACTGCGGTTCATGCCGAAGTTGTGCACTATCCCTCATTCGATGGAACCATTATCGAGGCTTTGTGGTTCTCGCCGCCGGCCGAGCGCCGAAATGGTTACACCATCATTTGGCCGCATGGTGGACCGCAATATGCCGAACGCCGCCAATTTCGAAGTATCGTTCAATATTTTGTCCATGAAGGCTATCAATTTTTTGCACCCAATTTCCGTGGCAGTACGGGTTACGGCAAAACCTTCACAACATTAGTGGAAGGCGATTGGGGCGAGGGCCCCAGGAAAGACATGGTGTCGGGAATCGAATGGCTTTTCCGCATGAATATGGCCCAAAAAGACAAGTTGTTTTTAATGGGTGGAAGCTATGGGGGCTATATGAGTTTGTTACTCCATGGTCGGCACCCTGAATATTTCAAAGCCGTCGTCGATATTTTTGGTCCCTCGAACTTGTTTACTTTTCATGATTCGGTGCCGGAATCATGGAAACCGGTCATGGACATCTTTTTAGGCAATCCGGTTACTCAAGCGGAAAAGTTCCGGGAAGATTCGCCGATAACCTATTTGGATGCGATGACCCGACCCATGTTAGTGATTCAAGGGGCCAATGACCCTCGTGTTGTAAAACAGGAATCGGATCAATTGGTCGAAGCACTGCGAGCACGCGGGCGCGATATTGAGTACATGGTGTTAGAGGACGAAGGACATGGATTTAGTAAAAAGGCCAATGAAATTGCCGTCTATCGCAAAATTGCGGAATTTTTCCGGCAACACCAATGA
- a CDS encoding glycosyltransferase translates to MSRFIAHVIPPDTPATGGNAITAERIVQELEPKGWKGVVTRRPAFGGYDFILAYNAWTVGVPLIQSGANPERIAVIWTGTDLWDGLATFPEMIALLDHVKGHIVFTPNARDRLLSVAPHWESKVHVIVPAVDHQLFRPGVIPPSSHLTSALIAGGLRPVKRTHWAIDLIQAVREKGPQLDLVIAGPSRSDDEDSRVKMKAAPHSWVHLVGEIPRQQMPQYYCRAGCVLNTSAAEGVSNALMEAMACGSCVIATRIPGNTALIDHGSTGFLFDTVEEFVEIMLFLWNHPKQRQEIGFNAHRVIHEQHNPWIEQSQYDQLLSQWIS, encoded by the coding sequence GTGTCACGATTTATTGCCCATGTTATTCCCCCGGATACACCGGCAACCGGGGGCAATGCCATTACCGCTGAACGGATTGTCCAAGAACTCGAACCCAAAGGTTGGAAAGGTGTGGTTACTCGCCGTCCAGCATTTGGTGGGTACGACTTTATCTTGGCCTATAACGCTTGGACAGTCGGGGTTCCGCTCATTCAGTCCGGAGCTAACCCCGAACGCATCGCCGTGATCTGGACCGGAACCGATTTATGGGACGGCCTTGCCACTTTTCCCGAAATGATCGCCTTGTTAGACCACGTCAAAGGTCATATTGTCTTTACCCCAAATGCCAGGGACCGTCTCTTAAGTGTTGCCCCACACTGGGAATCCAAAGTACATGTGATCGTTCCGGCTGTGGATCATCAACTCTTTCGGCCGGGTGTTATCCCGCCCTCCAGTCACTTAACGTCTGCATTGATTGCTGGAGGATTACGGCCTGTAAAACGAACCCACTGGGCCATAGACCTCATTCAGGCAGTACGTGAAAAGGGACCGCAGCTGGATCTTGTTATTGCCGGCCCATCTCGGAGTGACGACGAAGATTCGCGCGTAAAAATGAAAGCGGCCCCTCATTCTTGGGTTCATTTAGTCGGAGAGATTCCCCGTCAACAAATGCCCCAATACTATTGTCGAGCCGGATGTGTTCTTAACACCTCTGCGGCCGAAGGAGTATCTAATGCTCTGATGGAGGCTATGGCCTGTGGATCCTGTGTTATTGCCACCCGGATTCCAGGCAATACCGCCCTGATTGATCACGGGAGCACAGGCTTCTTGTTTGACACGGTGGAAGAATTCGTCGAGATCATGCTATTTCTTTGGAATCATCCCAAACAGCGCCAAGAAATTGGTTTCAATGCTCACCGCGTGATTCACGAACAGCACAATCCGTGGATTGAACAATCTCAATATGACCAGCTTTTGTCTCAATGGATTTCGTAA
- a CDS encoding MFS transporter yields the protein MRPNYKALGVYLLGVFIGALDTNVLGPVFPVIARSFHVNLEIAAWTVTAYTVAYIASTVLAGALGDRLGHRKVFVWGIILFAVASITEALSREFALFVIARIVQGAGAGAVYPNGQAEGLKQFPPEKHGMALGMFGAVFGLASVIGPTLGGILGQVFGWPAVFIINLPIALIVLAMLRNAPPSTVVPRALPDWVGGASFSAGLASILLVIMGQGIIRLVFFILAVFFFGLMIWRQKVAKTPFLDSKPLMNKAGVAMMIGAALIGLDMSAAIFVPALVQSDLHFSVLQSGLALLPAAFTGALLAGAGGIMVDRMGAKKILAVGLVAAGVGAVLLAWPHLTFFRFILAMMALGLGTAFTMGAPLNRLALDLYKTDQAGEALSLMAVFRATGLAAGPILLTAAKVVHGFTGMYGTVAIASVIGALVFMVVPEHRPGMRTSLAQKG from the coding sequence TTGCGACCGAACTATAAAGCGTTAGGCGTTTACTTACTCGGAGTCTTTATCGGAGCATTAGATACGAACGTGCTGGGTCCGGTATTTCCCGTGATCGCCCGCAGCTTCCATGTTAATTTGGAAATTGCCGCGTGGACCGTTACGGCCTATACAGTGGCGTATATCGCCTCGACGGTGCTAGCTGGTGCGTTAGGTGACCGCTTAGGACACCGCAAGGTATTCGTCTGGGGAATTATTCTTTTTGCTGTGGCCTCTATTACGGAAGCCTTGAGCCGGGAATTTGCACTGTTCGTGATTGCTCGAATTGTGCAAGGGGCGGGCGCAGGAGCTGTCTATCCAAATGGCCAGGCGGAAGGACTCAAGCAATTTCCACCGGAAAAGCATGGCATGGCTCTTGGCATGTTTGGAGCTGTGTTTGGTTTGGCCAGTGTTATTGGTCCAACGTTAGGAGGCATTTTAGGGCAGGTATTTGGATGGCCTGCGGTGTTTATCATTAACCTACCGATTGCGCTGATCGTTTTAGCAATGCTGCGCAACGCTCCGCCCTCGACCGTTGTTCCTCGCGCCTTGCCAGATTGGGTAGGAGGCGCGAGTTTCAGTGCTGGGTTAGCTAGCATTCTTTTAGTGATTATGGGCCAAGGCATCATTCGGCTCGTCTTTTTCATTCTTGCCGTGTTTTTCTTTGGTTTGATGATTTGGCGGCAAAAGGTGGCCAAGACGCCGTTTTTGGATTCCAAACCTTTAATGAATAAAGCGGGTGTCGCCATGATGATTGGGGCCGCTTTAATTGGATTAGACATGTCGGCCGCTATCTTTGTACCCGCCTTGGTGCAGTCCGATTTGCATTTCTCTGTCTTACAATCCGGACTCGCGTTATTGCCAGCTGCATTTACCGGGGCATTGTTAGCCGGAGCGGGAGGTATCATGGTCGACCGAATGGGAGCCAAGAAGATTTTGGCCGTCGGCCTTGTGGCAGCTGGTGTGGGAGCCGTGCTTTTGGCGTGGCCGCACTTAACATTTTTCCGGTTTATCCTGGCAATGATGGCATTAGGCTTAGGAACAGCCTTTACCATGGGCGCGCCTTTGAACCGGTTGGCTTTAGATCTCTACAAGACCGATCAAGCAGGAGAAGCCTTATCACTAATGGCAGTATTTCGGGCAACGGGTTTAGCTGCGGGTCCAATCTTGCTGACGGCAGCCAAAGTGGTTCACGGTTTCACCGGCATGTATGGAACCGTCGCCATTGCTTCTGTTATCGGTGCCCTCGTGTTCATGGTTGTGCCTGAACATCGTCCGGGAATGCGCACGTCCTTGGCTCAGAAGGGCTAA
- a CDS encoding NfeD family protein, which translates to MRTMRYRSSIDRLIGSVGIAVTVIPADRMGMGIVKVNGQQWSAVTDNPEPIPAGSKIWVSARDQITLIVVADQG; encoded by the coding sequence GTGAGGACTATGAGATATCGTTCCTCCATTGATCGCTTAATCGGATCGGTCGGGATCGCCGTTACGGTGATCCCTGCAGACCGAATGGGAATGGGCATTGTGAAAGTGAATGGGCAACAATGGTCTGCGGTGACGGATAATCCGGAACCGATTCCGGCGGGTAGCAAAATCTGGGTGAGTGCGCGTGATCAAATCACGCTCATTGTGGTAGCCGATCAAGGCTAA
- a CDS encoding MFS transporter — protein sequence MTTRATLPAHYKWWALSATSLGMFMAMLNGTTLLVALPTLIRVLHMSSLLAIWVMLAYMVTQTVLVLTVGRFSDMYGRKRWYVAGFGLFTVASLAAGFSPNGQTLLAIRALQAVGGSLVMGNSTAIVADAFPRQQLGLALGINSIVIALGQIAGPVLGGLLVTWFNWHWVFWFNVPIGIIGTFWASHLLRDLTPPERHQRIDYWGNFTYMLSLLGVLIAITWGGLRGWNSPVVYTGLATAVVGFYVFIRWEKVVTDPLLKLRLFHIRAFAMGNLSNFFIAMGRGAIVLLFIFYFQGARGDNALQAGISVIPMAIAMGLTAPVSGWLSDRMGARILATLGALIMAISLLGFALTISLSTPYVIIAMWLTIAGVGNGLFNSPNTSAIMGTVAPEERGIAASTRTMLLNTGNVFSVGMVLALVAATVPPSIMLAIFAGEPTAVNAQGLVHFVHGLNWAFVFMALMALISACLSFLRGHQSPALVEQSQSAVH from the coding sequence ATGACAACACGTGCCACACTCCCAGCCCACTATAAGTGGTGGGCCTTGTCCGCCACAAGCTTAGGCATGTTTATGGCTATGCTAAATGGCACGACCCTTCTCGTCGCATTACCAACCCTTATCCGCGTGCTTCATATGTCCTCATTATTGGCCATTTGGGTCATGTTGGCCTATATGGTGACACAGACTGTGTTGGTACTCACTGTCGGACGGTTTTCGGATATGTACGGACGTAAACGGTGGTATGTGGCTGGATTTGGGTTGTTTACGGTTGCGAGTTTGGCCGCAGGGTTTTCACCCAATGGGCAAACGTTGCTAGCAATACGCGCCCTTCAAGCAGTCGGCGGATCGCTCGTCATGGGCAACTCTACGGCGATTGTCGCGGATGCCTTTCCTCGCCAGCAGCTTGGGCTCGCACTAGGCATCAACAGCATTGTGATAGCGCTCGGCCAAATTGCGGGGCCTGTGTTAGGTGGATTGCTCGTGACTTGGTTCAACTGGCACTGGGTTTTTTGGTTTAATGTACCGATCGGGATTATAGGCACTTTTTGGGCATCTCATCTACTCCGTGACCTAACGCCGCCCGAACGCCACCAGCGCATTGACTATTGGGGCAACTTCACCTATATGCTGAGCCTATTGGGCGTGTTAATTGCGATTACCTGGGGCGGACTCAGGGGCTGGAACTCCCCAGTAGTCTATACGGGATTGGCGACTGCCGTGGTAGGGTTCTATGTCTTTATACGCTGGGAAAAGGTCGTGACCGATCCCTTATTGAAACTGCGGTTATTTCACATTCGGGCTTTTGCCATGGGCAACTTGTCAAACTTTTTTATCGCCATGGGACGCGGTGCTATCGTGCTGCTTTTTATCTTCTACTTTCAAGGGGCACGGGGAGACAACGCGCTACAAGCTGGCATCTCCGTCATCCCTATGGCTATCGCCATGGGATTGACCGCTCCGGTATCGGGATGGTTATCAGATCGCATGGGAGCCCGGATATTGGCCACATTAGGCGCGCTGATCATGGCTATCAGCCTTTTAGGTTTTGCCCTCACCATTTCCTTATCCACACCTTATGTCATTATCGCCATGTGGCTCACCATCGCTGGAGTGGGAAATGGGCTATTTAATTCGCCTAACACAAGTGCCATCATGGGCACCGTGGCACCGGAGGAGCGAGGGATTGCAGCGAGCACACGCACCATGTTGCTGAACACAGGCAATGTATTTTCGGTAGGGATGGTGTTGGCATTGGTCGCGGCTACGGTTCCCCCATCCATTATGTTAGCAATTTTTGCCGGGGAGCCTACCGCGGTCAATGCCCAAGGACTCGTTCACTTTGTCCACGGTCTAAACTGGGCCTTTGTGTTCATGGCCTTGATGGCCCTGATATCAGCATGTCTTTCATTTCTGCGCGGTCACCAGTCGCCAGCCTTAGTCGAACAATCGCAAAGTGCTGTTCACTAA
- a CDS encoding ArsR/SmtB family transcription factor produces MFFSLSGAQQEDLLAAFWQALSNPIRLRVLDTLRTQGPLNVSQLVQQLEMGQGHLSNHLTCLKSCGLVRAEAHGRYVFYSLSDERVSILLDVSRAMLHDHLLGIASCHFVKPSDTQDADNVPHPG; encoded by the coding sequence ATGTTTTTCAGCCTGTCTGGTGCGCAGCAAGAAGATCTGCTGGCGGCGTTTTGGCAAGCCCTGAGCAACCCCATTCGTCTGCGTGTTTTGGACACTTTAAGAACACAAGGCCCGTTAAATGTTAGCCAGCTCGTACAACAATTGGAGATGGGTCAAGGACACTTATCAAACCATCTGACGTGTCTCAAGAGTTGCGGCTTAGTACGGGCTGAAGCTCACGGTCGTTATGTCTTTTATTCATTGAGTGATGAGCGCGTCAGTATCTTGTTAGATGTCAGCCGGGCCATGTTGCATGATCATCTGCTGGGTATAGCCTCATGCCATTTCGTTAAGCCTTCTGACACCCAAGATGCAGACAATGTGCCACATCCTGGCTAG